A region from the Pseudomonadota bacterium genome encodes:
- a CDS encoding DUF3467 domain-containing protein, whose product MTDKEKINTQQQDNGVKINWDAAQMKTSYANVCNVSSTREEVTLLFGTNQTWQTGQKELTINLTERIILNAYAAKRLSLLLSNIVKEYESRFGELNLDLK is encoded by the coding sequence ATGACCGACAAAGAAAAAATTAACACCCAGCAGCAGGACAACGGGGTCAAGATCAACTGGGATGCCGCCCAGATGAAGACATCGTATGCCAATGTTTGCAACGTATCGAGTACCCGCGAGGAAGTTACGCTGCTTTTCGGTACCAACCAGACCTGGCAAACGGGACAGAAGGAGTTGACCATCAATCTGACGGAGCGGATCATCCTCAATGCCTATGCCGCAAAAAGGCTTTCGCTCTTATTGAGCAACATCGTCAAGGAATATGAAAGCCGGTTTGGAGAGTTGAACCTTG